A single genomic interval of Romboutsia ilealis harbors:
- a CDS encoding CdaR family protein, whose translation MINKLKNNSKIKIISLLSAIVVWMYVMAIVDPEETKLFENIPVTITNKNELNEKDLIIYPEKDLTTNIYVTGKLSNLKKITKDDIDVYGQIDNPIEGSNEIYLKVSTSQRVNYDFKNPVMIVTLEKIINEEKSIKVDITGSGKNNVDNILLEDNIDKVSVFGPRSLVNEVKKVVGTIEVDGKLNDFSQSIKLEPVDANGKVVEGVELETNSVNAHITLLTQKTVPITLKLSDNAESDINYTMSQNTVTIKGKKDIVDSINNIETQPVNLSEILPGISKDVYLQVPSGVTIDAKYITIKRNSEDDILAEYTYTAQDVEIRNNTENIDKTKINIPDNIKVSIEYLQSIGSINKDDIKLYIDLNEVSLKDNTCKIKYESTYEIKKISIDPDTVTIEKSEV comes from the coding sequence ATGATAAATAAATTGAAAAATAATTCTAAAATAAAGATTATATCCCTATTAAGTGCTATTGTAGTATGGATGTATGTTATGGCAATTGTTGATCCAGAAGAAACTAAATTGTTTGAAAATATACCTGTTACAATAACTAATAAAAATGAATTAAATGAAAAAGATCTTATTATTTACCCGGAAAAAGATCTTACAACTAATATATATGTTACTGGAAAATTATCAAATTTAAAAAAGATAACAAAAGATGATATAGATGTATATGGTCAAATAGATAATCCAATAGAAGGAAGCAATGAGATATATTTAAAAGTATCTACTTCTCAAAGAGTAAACTATGATTTTAAAAATCCAGTTATGATTGTAACATTAGAAAAAATTATTAATGAAGAAAAAAGTATAAAAGTAGATATAACTGGTAGTGGAAAAAATAATGTAGATAATATCCTACTAGAAGATAATATAGATAAAGTTAGCGTATTTGGGCCACGAAGTTTAGTTAATGAAGTAAAAAAGGTTGTAGGAACTATTGAGGTAGATGGAAAACTTAATGACTTTTCACAGAGTATAAAGTTAGAGCCAGTAGATGCTAATGGTAAGGTTGTAGAAGGAGTAGAATTGGAAACAAATTCAGTTAATGCTCATATAACTTTATTAACTCAAAAGACTGTTCCAATAACATTAAAGTTATCTGATAATGCTGAGTCAGATATAAATTATACAATGAGTCAAAATACAGTAACTATAAAAGGGAAAAAAGATATTGTAGACTCTATAAACAACATAGAAACTCAACCGGTAAATTTATCTGAAATATTGCCTGGAATAAGTAAAGATGTATATTTACAAGTTCCAAGTGGAGTAACTATAGATGCAAAGTATATTACAATAAAGAGAAATTCTGAAGATGATATATTAGCGGAATATACTTATACAGCTCAAGATGTAGAAATAAGAAATAATACAGAAAATATAGATAAAACTAAAATAAATATTCCTGACAATATTAAGGTTAGTATAGAATATTTACAAAGTATAGGTTCAATAAATAAAGATGACATAAAATTATATATAGATTTAAATGAAGTATCTTTAAAAGATAATACTTGCAAGATAAAATATGAATCTACATATGAAATAAAAAAAATAAGTATAGATCCAGATACAGTAACTATAGAAAAATCAGAGGTTTAA